Proteins found in one Neofelis nebulosa isolate mNeoNeb1 chromosome 3, mNeoNeb1.pri, whole genome shotgun sequence genomic segment:
- the FGF17 gene encoding fibroblast growth factor 17 isoform X2: MGATRLLPNLTLCLQLLILCCQTQGENHPSPNFNQYVRDQGAMTDQLSRRQIREYQLYSRTSGKHVQVTGRRISATAEDGNKFAKLIVETDTFGSRVRIKGAESEKYICMNKRGKLIGKPSGKSKDCVFTEIVLENNYTAFQNARHEGWFMAFTRQGRPRQASRSRQNQREAHFIKRLYQGQLPFPNHAERQKQFEFVGSAPTRRTKRTRRPQPLT; encoded by the exons ATGGGAGCCACCCGCCTGCTGCCCAACCTCACTCT GTGCTTGCAGCTACTGATTCTCTGCTGTCAAACTCAG GGGGAGAATCACCCGTCTCCTAATTTTAACCAGTACGTGAGGGACCAGGGTGCCATGACTGACCAGCTGAGCAGGCGGCAGATCCGTGAGTACCAGCTCTACAGCCGGACCAGTGGCAAGCACGTGCAGGTCACCGGGCGTCGCATCTCTGCCACCGCGGAGGACGGCAACAAGTTTG CCAAACTCATAGTGGAGACAGACACGTTTGGAAGCCGTGTGCGCATCAAGGGTGCTGAGAGCGAGAAATACATCTGTATGAACAAGAGGGGCAAGCTCATCGGAAAG CCCAGTGGGAAGAGCAAAGACTGCGTGTTCACAGAGATCGTGCTGGAGAACAACTACACGGCCTTCCAGAATGCCCGGCACGAGGGCTGGTTCATGGCCTTCACCAGGCAGGGTCGGCCCCGCCAGGCTTCCCGCAGCCGCCAGAACCAGCGAGAGGCTCACTTCATCAAGCGCCTCTACCAGGGCCAGTTGCCCTTCCCCAACCATGCTGAAAGGCAGAAGCAGTTTGAGTTTGTGGGCTCAGCCCCCACCCGCCGGACCAAGCGTACTCGGAGGCCACAGCCCCTGACGTAG
- the FGF17 gene encoding fibroblast growth factor 17 isoform X1: MTDQLSRRQIREYQLYSRTSGKHVQVTGRRISATAEDGNKFAKLIVETDTFGSRVRIKGAESEKYICMNKRGKLIGKPSGKSKDCVFTEIVLENNYTAFQNARHEGWFMAFTRQGRPRQASRSRQNQREAHFIKRLYQGQLPFPNHAERQKQFEFVGSAPTRRTKRTRRPQPLT; this comes from the exons ATGACTGACCAGCTGAGCAGGCGGCAGATCCGTGAGTACCAGCTCTACAGCCGGACCAGTGGCAAGCACGTGCAGGTCACCGGGCGTCGCATCTCTGCCACCGCGGAGGACGGCAACAAGTTTG CCAAACTCATAGTGGAGACAGACACGTTTGGAAGCCGTGTGCGCATCAAGGGTGCTGAGAGCGAGAAATACATCTGTATGAACAAGAGGGGCAAGCTCATCGGAAAG CCCAGTGGGAAGAGCAAAGACTGCGTGTTCACAGAGATCGTGCTGGAGAACAACTACACGGCCTTCCAGAATGCCCGGCACGAGGGCTGGTTCATGGCCTTCACCAGGCAGGGTCGGCCCCGCCAGGCTTCCCGCAGCCGCCAGAACCAGCGAGAGGCTCACTTCATCAAGCGCCTCTACCAGGGCCAGTTGCCCTTCCCCAACCATGCTGAAAGGCAGAAGCAGTTTGAGTTTGTGGGCTCAGCCCCCACCCGCCGGACCAAGCGTACTCGGAGGCCACAGCCCCTGACGTAG